GCGGTGCGGTTGAGGTACACCGCGCGCTCGTCGATGTGATCGACCCAGGAAATCGGAATCCAGCGGTGTTCGTGATTGGGAGAGTCATTCTTGGTGAGCTTCAGGAAATTACCGTCGACGCCGTCGATGGTTCCCACGTGCACACCCGGGGCGCCCATCATGCTGCCCTCGCCACGCGCGTGGACCATCATGTGCTCGTGAATGTCGCTGGGGTTCATGCGTTCCTCCTACGAAAAGAAGCGCACTTTTCGTAATTTAATTCTTGGGACGCTCCCTATAGGCCGCGTGTGCGTTCTCCCGAGAAACTTTGAGGGGCGTTTCAGGAATGAAGCGAGCCTTAGCGCACCCGTGCGCGTCTGCTGGGCCGTACGCTCATACGCGTCTGAGGCCTGCAAAGACTGCAGTAGCCTGAAACGGTATGGACGCCCTGAGCTTCGGCGCAATTTTTGTGACCATCGTTTTCTGGGCTTCGGCCTTTGCGGGAATACGGGCCGGCCTGGAAGCCTTTGATCCCGGTCACCTTACGCTTTACCGTTTCCTGGTGGCTTCGCTGGCGCTTGGTCTGTACGCCCTGGCGGTGCGGCTGAAACCGCCTTCGCCGCGTGACCTCGCGCGCATCTTCGGCTTGTCGCTGCTGGGGATCACCGCTTATCATCTGGCGCTCAATTACGGTCAGCAGACTGTCCCGGCCGGTACGGCGAGTCTGATCGTCGCAGCCGGTCCGGTCATCACCGCGCTGCTGGGCGCGTGGTTCATGGGCGAGCGGCGCCCGGCGTTGGGATGGCTCGGTACCCTGATCGCCCTGGCGGGCGTGGCGCTGATCGTGCTGGGCAGCGGTGAAAGCCTGGAGTTCACACGTGGGGCGCTGCTGATACTGCTCGCTGCGCTGGTGACCAGCCTGTACTTCGTCTTTCAGCGTGGGGTGGTGGCGCGTGTCGGTTCGCTGCGCTTCACGGTCTACAGCCTGATACTGGGCACGCTTCCCCTGCTGATCTTTCTGCCTGGCTTCGGCGCTGAACTGACCCGCGCGCCCTTGAAGGCTCACCTGGCAGTCGTGTACATCGGGCTCTTTCCGGCGGCGCTGGCTTACCTGACCTGGACTTACGCGCTCTCGCGGGTTGGCGCGAGCCGCACCACCAGCTTTCTGAACGTTTCACCGGTCTTCGCCATTCTGATCGGCTGGCTGTGGCTGGGTGAAGTGCCCCATCCGGTCAGCCTGATTGGCGGGGGCATCGCATTGCTGGGCGTGATTCTGGTGAACACCCTCGGAAGGGCCCGTCGTGCGCCGCAGCCTGCAGTGGTGGTCTGAATATCTTGCAGGCGTCCGTGGCACTGATGAAAGGTGGCGCGGTGGTGGGAGATCGGCGCGACCAACTGGCAGCGGGCGGTGACGTTCTTGCAGCAGAACGAGAAAGTGCCCGCGGGGGCCAAAGCCAGCGATTTTTCACCGATGCCTACCTCGACCGCAGCGTCAAGTAAATTCCATAGACCCGGGAGAGACGCGGCGGGCCTGGACTTTTCCACGGATGTATGAGCAGCGCCCCATCCGGCGCTGCTAATGCTTTTTGCCTATGTTGCAATGTGCGTGTGCGGCGTCTAAGGTGTCGTTATCACCTTTCCACATGGAAAGGTTTCGAGGAGGTGAAGCAAATGACCGACAACCTGATCCGAGTTTCCGACGAGGCCTTCGTCCCTGCGTCCTCACTCCACAGGAGCGTGCATTTTGTTTCACCCTTCCACCTCGGCTTCACGCGGGCAGGTCCGCCAAAAATTTAAGCCCTGCAATTCGCGCTACGGGAACTGCGCCTGTAAACGCCTGACGAAACGGGCCGCCTGATGGCCCGTCATTACCCGAAGGACCTCGTTTCCCTGGATTTCGAGGAAACGCATCAGCGTCTGCGCCGTAAGGAGCGCAAGCCGCAGGGTCGGCGTTCGGTGAACGCGTTGATCAGCGAAGACGGTCAGGATGATGCTGCTTTCCATGACCCGACCCTGGAGACGCTGCATCAG
The Deinococcus peraridilitoris DSM 19664 genome window above contains:
- a CDS encoding DMT family transporter, giving the protein MDALSFGAIFVTIVFWASAFAGIRAGLEAFDPGHLTLYRFLVASLALGLYALAVRLKPPSPRDLARIFGLSLLGITAYHLALNYGQQTVPAGTASLIVAAGPVITALLGAWFMGERRPALGWLGTLIALAGVALIVLGSGESLEFTRGALLILLAALVTSLYFVFQRGVVARVGSLRFTVYSLILGTLPLLIFLPGFGAELTRAPLKAHLAVVYIGLFPAALAYLTWTYALSRVGASRTTSFLNVSPVFAILIGWLWLGEVPHPVSLIGGGIALLGVILVNTLGRARRAPQPAVVV